A stretch of Primulina tabacum isolate GXHZ01 chromosome 13, ASM2559414v2, whole genome shotgun sequence DNA encodes these proteins:
- the LOC142521915 gene encoding uncharacterized protein LOC142521915: MARTESHLDSMETHMGNMGATMKSLETQIGQLANALRDQNKGQFPSNTEVNPKEQCKAVTLRSGKKIGILEPAEENVEILVEEDDGNAQHLTKVELPYPQRFKKKGLDDQFAKFLEIFKKIHINISFADALEQMANYAKLVKDVMSKKRKLQEFETVKLTEECSAILQRKLPQKLKDPGSFTIPCVIGGSKDLGAWRDMEEDQETLVIFGRPFLATGKSLIDVHKGELTLRVGGDEVVFNIYNTIRGPNEVSTCNSIDIIDSCVSQVGAGRLTKDSLERCLLESASIVDEEEWDVREELIALNMLPKEKVYAKHEELLEDASKEKSYSPYVDHQRRLNPAMKEVVRAEERSLPPPFIDQMLDRVGGYHYYCFLDGYSSYNQIVIAPEDQEKTTFTCPYDTFFFRRMPFGLCNAPAMFQRCMMDIFSDMVEENMEVFMDDISIFGSSFDHFLQNLTLVLQRCRAKKSSFELGEMSLHGSRRNFAWAQDFS; the protein is encoded by the exons ATGGCTAGAACTGAGTCTCATCTTGATAGCATGGAGACACACATGGGGAATATGGGTGCCACGATGAAatctttggaaacacagattGGGCAACTAGCCAATGCTTTGAGAGATCAAAATAAAGGACAGTTCCCAAGCAATACGGAGGTGAATCCTaaggagcaatgcaaagctgtcACACTGAGGAGTGGCAAGAAAATTGGAATCCTTGAGCCTGCTGAAGAGAATGTAGAAATTCTTGTTGAGGAAGATGATGGAAACGCT CAGCATTTAACGAAGGTGGAGCTTCCATATCCACAGAGGTTCAAGAAGAAAGGGTTAGATGATCAGTTTGCGAAGTTCCTTgaaatattcaagaaaatacACATTAACATCTCATTTGCTGATGCATTGGAGCAAATGGCCAATTACGCTAAGTTGGTCAAGGATGTGATGTCCAAGAAGAGgaaacttcaagaatttgagacCGTGAAGCTAACCGAAGAGTGTAGCGCCATACTCCAAAGGAAACTCCCCCAAAAActcaaagatccagggagttttactattccttgtgtTATTGGTGGTTCTAAA GACCTTGGAGCTTGGCGAG ATATGGAGGAAGACCAGGAGACGCTGGTTATCTTTGGAAGGCCATTCTTGGCCACTGGAAAATCCTTGATTGATGTGCACAAGGGCGAGCTCACACTGAGAGTAGGTGGAGATGAAGTTGTGTTCAATATCTACAACACCATCAGAGGACcaaatgaggtaagtacttgtaatAGTATTGATATCATTGATTCATGTGTATCTCAAGTGGGTGCAGGTAGGTTGACGAAAGACTCCTTAGAGAGATGCTTATTGGAATCAGCATCTATAGTGGATGAAGAGGAATGGGATGTGAGAGAGGAGTTGATAGCTCTCAATATGCTGCCTAAAGAAAAGGTTTATGCCAAGCACGAAGAGTTACTTGAGGATGCGAGTAAAGAG AAATCCTATTCCCCCTATGTTGATCACCAGAGGAGGCTtaatccagccatgaaagaaGTGGTGAGAGCTgag GAAAGATCACTTCCCCCTCCCTTTATTGACCAGATGCTTGATAGAGTAGGtggttatcattattattgctttctagATGGTTATTCAAGTTACAATCAAATTGTCATAGCAccggaggatcaagagaagactaCCTTCACTTGCCCCTACGATACATTTTTTTTCAGgagaatgccatttggacttTGCAATGCACCTGCTATGTTTCAAAGGTGTATGATGGACATATTTTCTGAcatggtggaggaaaacatggAAGTTTTCATGGATGATATATCTATCTTTGGTTCATCATTTGATCATTTTTTGCAGAATCTGAcacttgttttgcagagatgtcggGCGAAAAAATCTAGTTTTGAATTGGGAGAAATGTCACTTCATGGTTCAAGAAGGAATTTTGCTTGGGCACAAGATTTCAGCTAG